A stretch of the Papaver somniferum cultivar HN1 chromosome 6, ASM357369v1, whole genome shotgun sequence genome encodes the following:
- the LOC113287303 gene encoding uncharacterized protein LOC113287303 gives MADVVRKFFTASMLMWIAPILILYGFNNNLFPGASQLSSHSLTILSGLLAVISVNIVIAFYIYMAMKEPSNKHEPDPTFLAEAKASIKQQHSSSETEDPSQAREKHE, from the exons ATGGCAGATGTTGTGAGAAAGTTCTTCACTGCATCAATGCTTATGTGGATAGCAccaattttgattttatatgGTTTTAACAATAACTTATTTCCTG GGGCAAGTCAGTTGTCTTCTCACTCACTGACGATTTTGAGCGGATTGCTTGCGGTCATCTCTGTCAATATTGTCATTGCGTTCTATATTTATATGGCGATGAAGGAGCCTTCAAATAAACACGAACCTGATCCTACTTTTCTTGCTGAAGCTAAAGCCAGTATCAAGCAGCAACACTCTTCAAGTGAGACTGAAGATCCTTCCCAGGCGCGTGAGAAACATGAGTAG
- the LOC113290730 gene encoding uncharacterized protein LOC113290730, with product MGHSYSYFNSRQMELRKDVERAFGILKWKFSIICGPCHGLSAREIHKTMLTCIIMHNMIIQEARRNKNWTNHQDEDLRPEIIPARGLPARNYTQMTSHIKNKTLYNRLRENLRANMWTEFGRDGGRIE from the coding sequence ATGGGTCATTCATACTCATATTTCAATAGTAGACAAATGGAACTGAGAAAGGATGTGGAACGGGCTTTTGGAATTCTGAAGTGGAAGTTCTCAATCATTTGTGGGCCTTGTCATGGTCTAAGTGCTCGTGAAATTCATAAGACTATGCTGACTTGcatcattatgcataacatgATAATCCAGGAAGCTCGTCGTAATAAGAATTGGACTAaccatcaagatgaagacttaagGCCTGAGATTATACCAGCAAGAGGATTACCTGCAAGGAACTATACGCAAATGACTAGTCATATTAAGAACAAAACTCTGTATAACAGGTTAAGGGAAAACCTCAGAGCGAATATGTGGACTGAGTTTGGAAGAGATGGAGGACGAATTGAATAG